The Candidatus Margulisiibacteriota bacterium genome includes a window with the following:
- the aroF gene encoding 3-deoxy-7-phosphoheptulonate synthase: MIIVMKHGTTQKQIDQVIENIAHMGYESHLIVGVARTVVGAVGIGDKSRLTALESLEGVEQVLPIMQPYKLASRETKPENTVINVDGLHIGGDEIVLMAGPCSVESEEQILHIAREVKSSGAAILRGGAYKPRTSPYSFQGLEEEGLRLLAKARKETGLKIVTEVISPATVEKVAEYSDILQIGARNMQNYMLLKEVGKSRKPILLKRGMAATIKELLMSAEYIMSEGNYNVILCERGIRTFETETRNTLDISAIPVLKKLSHLPVVIDPSHAAGHWYYVEDLSLAAIACGADGLIIEVHHTPETAASDGPQSLKPEKFSSLVEKIRPLAAAKGKKLCFIEN; this comes from the coding sequence ATGATTATTGTAATGAAACATGGAACAACACAAAAACAGATAGATCAGGTCATCGAAAATATTGCACACATGGGCTACGAATCCCATCTTATTGTAGGAGTGGCACGTACTGTTGTTGGCGCAGTCGGTATAGGAGACAAATCGAGATTAACAGCCCTTGAGTCGCTCGAAGGGGTTGAACAGGTCTTGCCGATCATGCAGCCATACAAACTTGCAAGTCGGGAAACAAAGCCGGAAAACACTGTAATTAACGTTGATGGGTTGCACATCGGAGGAGACGAGATTGTCCTTATGGCAGGTCCATGCTCAGTAGAGTCCGAAGAACAAATCCTGCATATCGCCAGAGAAGTAAAAAGCTCAGGAGCTGCGATCTTAAGAGGCGGTGCCTATAAACCACGAACATCACCCTATAGCTTTCAAGGGTTGGAAGAAGAAGGTCTTCGATTGCTTGCGAAAGCACGCAAAGAAACCGGACTTAAAATAGTAACCGAAGTTATTTCTCCGGCAACCGTAGAAAAAGTAGCGGAGTATTCTGATATTCTGCAAATCGGTGCGCGAAATATGCAAAACTATATGCTCCTTAAGGAAGTCGGGAAATCACGAAAACCAATCCTTTTAAAAAGAGGAATGGCAGCAACGATTAAAGAGTTATTGATGTCAGCAGAATATATCATGAGTGAAGGAAACTATAATGTCATTCTTTGCGAACGAGGAATAAGAACATTTGAAACCGAAACTCGCAACACTTTGGATATCAGCGCAATTCCCGTCCTAAAAAAACTTAGTCACCTTCCTGTTGTGATTGATCCCAGCCATGCAGCCGGCCATTGGTATTATGTCGAAGACCTCTCGCTTGCTGCAATTGCTTGCGGGGCTGACGGATTAATTATCGAAGTTCATCATACACCGGAAACCGCCGCCTCAGATGGCCCACAATCACTAAAACCAGAAAAATTTTCATCCTTGGTAGAAAAAATCAGGCCATTGGCAGCAGCAAAGGGGAAAAAGCTTTGTTTCATTGAAAACTAA
- a CDS encoding recombinase RecA, protein MEKISTGIIKLDELLGGGYPKGKSILIAGEPGTGKTLLSLQYLIDGAKRGEKGIYVSIDEKPEHVIHDAQEMGWDLKKYLDDGTILVIDISSYFAKVRMAHDDMFDYLKIIDDLSEHVTKMQAKRLVLDPIAPMIFTESSFPLMSEYIRKLIFTMDGNPHCTTLMTSHIPVGTNQLGRYGIEEFLSTGVIVLKLLRAVESRNQYIRSIFVRKMRGIRVELVEYSYEIVTERGLVIRQPV, encoded by the coding sequence ATGGAGAAAATCTCTACTGGTATTATTAAATTGGATGAACTGCTTGGTGGCGGTTATCCAAAAGGAAAGTCAATTCTTATCGCTGGAGAACCTGGAACGGGGAAGACGCTGCTTTCTCTTCAATATCTTATTGACGGCGCTAAACGAGGCGAAAAAGGTATCTATGTCTCAATTGATGAGAAACCTGAACATGTTATTCATGATGCTCAGGAAATGGGCTGGGACCTTAAGAAGTATCTCGATGACGGGACTATTCTCGTTATTGATATATCGAGTTATTTTGCTAAAGTGAGAATGGCGCATGATGACATGTTTGACTATCTTAAGATTATAGACGATTTGTCAGAACATGTTACAAAAATGCAAGCTAAAAGGCTTGTTCTTGATCCGATTGCTCCTATGATATTTACCGAGAGCAGTTTTCCGTTGATGTCTGAATATATCCGTAAACTTATTTTTACTATGGATGGCAATCCTCACTGTACAACTCTTATGACCTCACATATTCCTGTGGGCACTAATCAACTTGGGCGGTATGGAATAGAAGAGTTCTTATCGACCGGAGTAATTGTTCTTAAGTTATTGCGTGCGGTCGAAAGCCGAAATCAATATATTCGTTCGATATTTGTTAGGAAAATGAGAGGTATTCGCGTTGAACTCGTTGAATATTCGTATGAAATAGTGACCGAGCGAGGCTTAGTTATTCGCCAGCCTGTTTAA
- the aroA gene encoding 3-phosphoshikimate 1-carboxyvinyltransferase encodes MNFSNTPRLPITVHPVRNINADLDIPGDKSISHRSVILGSLAQGETRIINFLESEDCLNTIECFKKMGISINSSKDKKELTIIGKGLYGLSAPRETLYVGNSGTAIRLMLGILAAQKFDSVITGDASICTRPMGRVIKPLQLMGANILALNEDKSLLAPLKVLGNQKVKGITYEMPMASAQVKSAIMLAGLYTPEKTVIVEPGPARDHSERMLRQFGVDVNVSHNVIELTGGRELSSQDIKVPSDISSAAFFIVAALIVPGSKIVLPRIGINPTRTGILDVLQEMGAKITLHNIDRSSCEPVADIEVVSSQLKGINIEGSVIPRIIDEIPIIAVAAAVAEGKTVISGAEELRYKESDRIATICKELTKFGTHIVEKEDGLIIEGARDDLKGAVCKSHGDHRIAMSCAILALVSKGNSCIEDVDCINTSFPRFFPLFERLLEFNY; translated from the coding sequence ATGAATTTTTCTAATACCCCGCGATTGCCGATAACGGTCCATCCAGTGAGAAACATAAATGCGGACCTCGATATTCCTGGAGATAAATCTATTTCTCATCGAAGTGTCATTTTGGGTAGCCTGGCACAAGGTGAAACGAGGATTATTAATTTTTTAGAATCCGAAGATTGCCTGAATACTATTGAGTGCTTTAAAAAGATGGGCATTTCTATAAATTCCAGTAAGGATAAAAAAGAACTTACTATAATCGGGAAAGGTCTGTATGGGTTGTCGGCTCCAAGGGAGACTCTTTATGTCGGAAATTCAGGGACTGCTATTCGCTTGATGCTAGGAATCCTGGCTGCCCAGAAATTCGATTCGGTTATCACAGGAGACGCTTCTATTTGTACACGTCCAATGGGGAGGGTTATTAAGCCGCTTCAGCTCATGGGCGCAAATATCCTTGCTCTGAATGAAGATAAGTCGTTATTAGCTCCTTTGAAAGTTCTCGGTAATCAAAAAGTTAAGGGAATAACTTATGAAATGCCAATGGCTAGTGCTCAGGTGAAATCTGCAATCATGCTTGCCGGTCTTTATACCCCGGAAAAGACTGTGATTGTTGAGCCGGGACCTGCACGGGACCATTCAGAACGCATGCTGCGTCAATTCGGCGTAGATGTTAATGTTAGTCACAATGTCATAGAGCTTACAGGTGGCAGGGAGTTATCTTCTCAGGATATTAAGGTCCCTTCTGACATTTCTTCCGCTGCTTTTTTTATTGTCGCAGCCTTAATTGTGCCCGGATCGAAAATTGTTTTACCTCGAATTGGCATTAATCCGACCCGAACAGGGATTTTAGATGTCTTGCAAGAAATGGGTGCAAAAATCACCCTGCATAATATTGATAGGAGCTCTTGTGAACCTGTTGCCGATATCGAGGTGGTTTCCAGTCAACTGAAGGGAATTAACATCGAAGGTTCAGTTATTCCGAGAATAATTGATGAGATTCCGATAATTGCTGTAGCAGCGGCTGTGGCAGAAGGAAAAACGGTGATTTCCGGTGCAGAAGAATTGCGCTATAAGGAATCCGATAGGATTGCGACTATATGCAAAGAACTCACAAAGTTTGGGACCCATATTGTTGAAAAAGAAGATGGGCTTATTATCGAAGGGGCGCGGGATGATTTGAAAGGCGCTGTTTGTAAGAGTCACGGAGATCACAGGATTGCTATGTCATGTGCGATTTTAGCTCTGGTGAGTAAAGGTAATTCTTGCATCGAAGATGTAGATTGTATTAATACCTCTTTTCCTAGATTCTTTCCTCTGTTTGAGCGTTTGTTGGAATTTAATTATTGA
- the hisD gene encoding histidinol dehydrogenase encodes MIRIIEDNIIAEVNKLIDRASLTFDRKEEPIVKDILANVAAHGDKALIEYTNRFDKTNFAHPANLTISREEIEQAVSTVEPEVFAALTRAIKNIEDHHKQQKHESWTYEPEPGASTGIRYTPLASVGVYVPGGTAAYPSTVLMNVIPAKVAGVEEIVMVTPPSSSGEINKYILAAAYLLGVSKIFKIGGAQAVAALAFGTETVPRVDKIVGPGNIWVTLAKKQVYGTVAIDKLAGPSDITVLADSNAPAPYVAADLLSQAEHDVLASSIAIVLSKEQAQKIQQEVIAQTSKLPRKTIVEASLKNYGAIIVVKSVEEMIVIANTIAPEHLEIMFRDPNEILPHIKNAGAIFCGYYTPEPLGDYYAGSNHVLPTGGTSRFESPLGVDDFVKKTSIIQYSREKALATIGDIELLARLEGFDAHAYSMSVRRQL; translated from the coding sequence ATGATTAGAATAATTGAAGATAATATTATTGCGGAAGTTAATAAACTTATTGATAGGGCCTCGCTTACCTTTGATAGGAAAGAAGAGCCGATTGTGAAGGATATTCTTGCAAATGTTGCTGCGCATGGCGATAAGGCGCTTATAGAGTATACTAACCGGTTCGATAAGACCAATTTTGCACATCCTGCCAATTTGACGATATCGAGAGAAGAGATTGAACAGGCAGTCAGCACGGTTGAACCTGAGGTATTCGCAGCTTTGACTCGTGCAATAAAAAATATTGAGGACCATCATAAGCAGCAGAAGCATGAGTCCTGGACGTATGAACCGGAGCCAGGCGCTTCTACCGGAATACGATATACCCCCTTGGCTTCTGTCGGAGTTTATGTTCCGGGAGGGACGGCTGCATATCCTTCCACAGTACTTATGAACGTTATCCCTGCAAAAGTCGCCGGAGTTGAAGAGATAGTGATGGTCACCCCTCCTTCAAGTTCGGGAGAGATAAATAAATATATACTGGCTGCGGCTTACCTTTTAGGGGTTTCAAAAATATTTAAGATCGGGGGGGCGCAAGCAGTAGCAGCCTTGGCTTTTGGTACTGAAACAGTTCCCCGAGTTGATAAAATTGTTGGTCCTGGTAATATTTGGGTCACACTTGCAAAGAAACAAGTTTATGGTACCGTTGCCATAGATAAACTTGCCGGGCCAAGTGATATCACAGTTCTTGCGGATAGTAACGCTCCTGCTCCTTATGTAGCTGCGGATCTTCTGAGTCAGGCCGAACATGACGTTCTGGCATCTTCAATTGCTATCGTTTTATCAAAGGAACAAGCACAAAAAATCCAGCAGGAAGTCATAGCCCAGACCAGTAAGCTACCTAGAAAGACTATTGTCGAGGCATCCTTGAAAAACTATGGAGCGATTATCGTTGTTAAATCGGTTGAGGAGATGATTGTTATCGCGAATACTATAGCTCCGGAACATTTGGAGATAATGTTTCGTGATCCCAATGAAATCCTGCCGCATATTAAAAATGCCGGAGCTATTTTTTGTGGATATTATACTCCTGAGCCTCTTGGTGATTATTATGCCGGCTCCAATCATGTTTTGCCAACCGGAGGGACTTCGCGTTTTGAATCGCCACTAGGGGTTGATGATTTCGTAAAAAAAACCAGTATCATTCAGTATTCCAGAGAAAAAGCATTGGCAACTATCGGGGATATCGAATTACTGGCAAGACTGGAAGGGTTTGATGCCCATGCCTACTCTATGTCAGTTCGCAGGCAGTTATAA
- a CDS encoding ATP phosphoribosyltransferase: protein MITIAIPKGSLFKPSVQVLEKIGVNFQKDDASRKLTYFDKDGKYKFIIVRPMDVPVYVEHGAADLGIVGKDVLNESACSIAELVDLKFGYCKLAIAALRDQNFKEKGLLPNLRVATKFMHCADKYFRTIDLKVEIIKLYGSIELAPIVGLSDVIVDLVATGQTLHENGLEIIETIFESTARFISNKVSFKTHYPQIIKMAQGLKEAVEQEIYQ from the coding sequence ATGATAACAATTGCGATACCTAAAGGAAGTTTGTTTAAGCCGAGTGTTCAGGTCCTTGAGAAGATTGGTGTTAATTTTCAAAAAGATGATGCCAGTCGCAAATTGACTTATTTTGATAAGGATGGAAAATATAAATTTATCATTGTTAGGCCGATGGATGTCCCTGTTTATGTCGAGCATGGGGCTGCTGACTTAGGTATTGTCGGTAAAGATGTTTTAAATGAATCGGCTTGCAGCATAGCTGAATTGGTTGACCTGAAGTTCGGATACTGTAAGCTGGCAATTGCTGCCTTGAGAGATCAAAATTTTAAAGAAAAAGGACTGCTTCCGAATTTGCGGGTAGCCACTAAGTTCATGCATTGTGCTGATAAGTATTTTCGCACTATTGATCTTAAAGTTGAGATTATCAAGCTTTACGGATCTATTGAACTGGCTCCTATCGTAGGGTTGTCTGACGTGATTGTGGACCTTGTGGCTACTGGTCAGACACTTCATGAAAATGGTCTCGAAATTATAGAAACTATTTTTGAGTCAACTGCAAGGTTTATCTCAAATAAAGTGAGTTTTAAAACTCATTATCCGCAAATTATTAAAATGGCTCAAGGCTTAAAAGAAGCTGTTGAGCAAGAGATTTATCAATGA